TGGCGTGGCGGTGTGCCCATTTCGCTTCTATAGCGACTGGATCCAGGACCCGGAAGGAACGCGCAAGCAGGTCGAAGCATTGACGCGCTCGACGCCGGGCACACAGGAGTGTCCGATCGACGGTATTCCGAACGAGGTTCCGACGCATCGGTGAACGATATCCGCGAGCGCCGTTCATGAAAGACACTCTCCAGCCGTATCTGATCGATTCGGAGCCGTACTATCGCGCGACAGGCCTCGAGGTGGACCTGTTCGAGAGCGCGTACGCGCGACGGCTGCCGATCATCCTCAAAGGCCCGACCGGTTGCGGTAAGACGCGATTTCTCGAACATATGGCCTGGCGTTTGCGCAAACCGCTGGTCACCGTCGCATGCAATGAAGATCTGAGTGCATCGGATCTGGTCGGCCGGTATCTGCTAGATCCGTCGGGAACCGTATGGCACGACGGACCGCTGACGCTCGCAGTCAGACACGGCGCGATCTGCTATCTCGATGAGGTGGTCGAAGCACGCGCCGATACGACCGTCGTCATTCACCCATTGGCCGACGACAGACGCATCCTGCCGATCGATCGTCGGGCCGAGCGGGTCCGCGCCCATCGGGATTTTCAGTTGGTCATGTCCTACAACCCCGGCTATCAGCGCGCATCGAAAGACCTGAAGATCTCGACGCGGCAGCGCTTCGTGTCACTCGATTTCCACTATCCCGAGGCCACGATGGAAGCAGAAATCGTCATGCGCGAATCCGGCATCGACCGCGAAACGGCGCAAAAACTGGTGGGTATCGCACAACAGTCGCGGGCACTGCGCGGGCATGGCGTCGATGAAGGCATCTCGACACGGATGGTGGTCCGCGCCGCGATGCTGATTGCTGACGGCATGGCTGCGCACGCGGCCTGCCGCATCGCGATGACGCGCCCCGTCAGCGACGATGCAGAAGTACTGAGCGCGCTGGATGGCTTTGTCGATGCGTTCTTCGGACCCTGACGAGCGCGGGTCTTCGCTCTATGCGAGAGGCTTCGGGCAGCACGGCGTGCGGGTCGGAAGGCTTGCG
The nucleotide sequence above comes from Paraburkholderia sp. SOS3. Encoded proteins:
- a CDS encoding CbbQ/NirQ/NorQ/GpvN family protein; amino-acid sequence: MKDTLQPYLIDSEPYYRATGLEVDLFESAYARRLPIILKGPTGCGKTRFLEHMAWRLRKPLVTVACNEDLSASDLVGRYLLDPSGTVWHDGPLTLAVRHGAICYLDEVVEARADTTVVIHPLADDRRILPIDRRAERVRAHRDFQLVMSYNPGYQRASKDLKISTRQRFVSLDFHYPEATMEAEIVMRESGIDRETAQKLVGIAQQSRALRGHGVDEGISTRMVVRAAMLIADGMAAHAACRIAMTRPVSDDAEVLSALDGFVDAFFGP